In Penaeus chinensis breed Huanghai No. 1 chromosome 19, ASM1920278v2, whole genome shotgun sequence, a single genomic region encodes these proteins:
- the LOC125035170 gene encoding kinetochore protein NDC80 homolog codes for MMRKSNLGTGSVQRPGALKPRNTDNTPNNRWSSGQQTRKSYLPKASQPDSAKRLASRSKRISAEGISRLSIASGRFTPTRNNAMSSNTLAPPPSVSRLSMDSVRNSSMGGKVRKEIRPITDSNFKSQCVDKILDFLVSRGYEHQLQRRTLLTPSTKDFANIFNFTYRHLDGQYNLPNRFEEEIPRLLKLLKYPVQMSKSSFITVGSPHTWPSVLAMLAWLVDVVNMYDYMNPMPIAFPSDFDSDINLAKSRFTTLVELANCDDDTEKFEAQLEEYRHLLEQAQGVRAQDLLQIQEEDERVEDMVNNLSNGPERLLQLHHQYTQLVDDSEKMSDYCRELQVHISAKDGDRSQLESKLAELRSIKMQVFEEVSRLETLKEQQALNVGELARFKNHANDVATIISQLQAQGKDQDSQIWSLEMELGKAQSNLCESICAYNKLVHQLDLPEEFEISSADVAENFHHWQTTLLDELRGKKKEAKHGMYEAQNQLIRKEEEISMVNEMLNEKKDQMTKLENKLRRLEDDVVMTKNEIATEEKEMQAESDRLHQQNLEARKTHKVSLYQKQCAIEQTKQELENFKTSSKERMRSGAEFLVRVCHASLEHLEWQQKEALKHKITVENVTRKLVESSLND; via the exons ATGATGCGAAAATCTAATTTAGGAACAGGGAGTGTGCAGCGGCCAGGTGCCCTGAAACCTCGAAATACAGACAATACTCCTAATAACAG ATGGAGTTCTGGGCAGCAGACGAGGAAATCATACCTTCCCAAAGCCTCACAGCCAGACAGTGCTAAGAGACTAGCCAGCAGAAGTAAACGCATCAGTGCTGAAGGAATCAGCAGACTCTCCATAGCTTCAGGAAGGTTTACCCCCACTCGGAACAATGCCATGTCCTCGAACACGTTGGCTCCTCCTCCAAGTGTCAGCAG ACTGTCAATGGATTCAGTTCGTAACTCGAGcatgggagggaaagtgaggaaggagaTCCGCCCCATCACAGACTCCAATTTCAAGAGTCAGTGCGTGGACAAAATTCTGGACTTCCTTGTCAGTAGGGGCTATGAACACCAGCTTCAGCGAAGAACACTTCTCACGCCATCCACAAAAGATTTTGCAAATATATTCAAT TTTACATACAGGCACCTCGATGGTCAATACAATTTGCCAAACAGATTTGAGGAGGAAATTCCTCGCCTATTAAAGCTTTTGAAATATCCAGTGCAGATGTCAAAATCATCCTTCATTACAg TTGGGTCTCCTCACACGTGGCCCTCCGTTCTGGCTATGCTGGCATGGTTAGTTGATGTGGTGAATATGTATGACTACATGAACCCAATGCCCATTGCCTTTCCAAGTGATTTTGACAGCGACATCAATCTTGCCAAGTCTAGGTTTACTACACTGGTCGAACTTGCCAACTGTGATGATGACACAGAAAAATTTGAGGCTCAGTTAGAG GAGTACAGGCATTTACTAGAGCAAGCACAAGGTGTGAGGGCACAGGATCTTTTGCAAAttcaggaggaagatgaaagggttGAAGACATGGTGAACAACCTGAGCAATGGACCAGAAAGACTACTGCAGTTACATCATCAATACACTCAG CTTGTAGATGATAGTGAAAAAATGTCAGATTACTGCAGAGAGCTGCAGGTACATATTTCTGCAAAGGATGGGGATCGATCACAGTTAGAATCAAAACTGGCTGAACTTAGATCTATTAAAATGCAG GTTTTTGAGGAAGTTTCTCGGTTGGAAACCCTGAAGGAACAGCAGGCTTTGAATGTAGGGGAGTTGGCAAGATTTAAGAACCATGCAAATGATGTGGCTACCATTATCTCACAGCTCCAAGCCCAGGGCAAGGACCAGGATTCTCAG ataTGGTCACTAGAGATGGAATTGGGCAAAGCTCAATCAAATCTCTGTGAAAGTATATGTGCCTATAACAAACTGGTCCACCAGCTGGATCTTCCTGAAGAATTTGAAATTTCTTCAGCTGATGTAGCTGAGAATTTCCACCACTGGCAGACTACACTACTTGATGAGCTCCGGggtaagaagaaagaagcaaaacaTGGCATGTATGAGGCACAGAACCAGCTAAtccgaaaggaggaggaaattagTATG GTTAATGAGatgctaaatgaaaaaaaagaccaaaTGACAAAGCTTGAGAACAAGTTGCGAAGATTGGAGGATGATGTTGTGATGACAAAGAATGAAATTGCTACTGAG gagaaggagatGCAGGCTGAGAGTGATCGGTTGCACCAGCAAAACCTGGAGGCCCGGAAGACACACAAGGTTTCCCTCTATCAGAAGCAGTGTGCAATAGAGCAAACCAAGCAGGA GTTAGAGAATTTCAAGACCAGTAGCAAGGAGCGCATGCGTTCTGGTGCAGAGTTCCTAGTCCGTGTGTGCCATGCATCCCTGGAGCACTTAGAGTGGCAGCAGAAGGAAGCCCTAAAGCACAAGATCACTGTAGAAAATGTGACAAGAAAACTTGTGGAATCTTCACTTAATGACTAA
- the LOC125035266 gene encoding uncharacterized protein LOC125035266, with product MATETESLDILEERVKRLEEKIFGPLPKDAEYPEVVSTLASLGGQLGSALGTRDRMMMVMKRLEELERYLDPAYGESFELSDNVKLDLVLTREELLRNQHQQLNTLHSLKHVLDSQHISDTPNLSDELIQIANKHSQDEEAATAQSMQIKNMLDQYNAIINTLTETFIKMDEIVTKAEIAALPKKAED from the exons ATGGCGACCGAAACGGAAAGTCTAGACATCCTGGAAGAGCGAGTGAAAAGGCTCGAGGAGAAGATATTTGGCCCTCTACCCAAAGATGCAGAATATCCAGAG gttgtGTCCACACTTGCTTCCTTGGGTGGCCAGTTGGGCAGTGCCCTTGGAACTAGAGAcaggatgatgatggtcatgaagaGAT TGGAAGAATTGGAGCGGTACCTTGACCCAGCATATGGAGAGTCTTTTGAGTTATCTGATAATGTGAAACTGGACCTGGTGCTGACCCGAGAAGAGCTGCTCCGAAACCAGCATCAGCAGCTAAACACGCTACACTCACTCAAGCATGTTCTTGACTCACAGCACATTAGTG ATACACCCAACCTGAGTGACGAACTTATCCAGATAGCTAACAAACACAGCCAGGATGAAGAAGCTGCCACTGCACAAAGCATGCAGATCAAGAATATGCTGGACCAGTATAATGCTATT ATCAACACCCTCACAGAGACATTCATCAAGATGGACGAGATTGTGACGAAAGCTGAAATAGCTGCCCTGCCCAAGAAAGCTGAAGATTGA